A genomic stretch from Serratia entomophila includes:
- the ubiE gene encoding bifunctional demethylmenaquinone methyltransferase/2-methoxy-6-polyprenyl-1,4-benzoquinol methylase UbiE, whose protein sequence is MADQPQETTDFGFRTVARDEKQAMVADVFHSVAAKYDVMNDLMSFGIHRIWKRFTIDCSGVRRGQRVLDLAGGTGDLAAKFSRMVGEQGQVVLADINDSMLKMGREKLRDRGIVGNISYVQANAEALPFPDNYFDCITISFGLRNVTDKDKALRSMFRVLKPGGRLLVLEFSKPLLAPLSKAYDAYSFHVLPKIGELVVKDPDSYRYLAESIRMHPDQETLKGMMGNAGFDNVTYFNLTGGIVALHRGFKF, encoded by the coding sequence ATGGCAGATCAACCGCAGGAAACCACCGACTTCGGTTTTCGCACCGTCGCGAGAGACGAAAAACAGGCCATGGTGGCGGACGTTTTTCATTCGGTAGCGGCCAAGTATGACGTGATGAACGACCTGATGTCGTTCGGCATTCACCGCATCTGGAAACGCTTCACCATTGACTGCAGCGGCGTGCGCCGCGGGCAGCGCGTGCTGGATCTGGCCGGCGGCACCGGCGATCTGGCCGCCAAGTTCTCCCGCATGGTCGGCGAGCAGGGGCAGGTGGTGCTGGCGGATATCAACGATTCCATGCTGAAGATGGGGCGCGAAAAGCTGCGCGATCGCGGCATCGTCGGCAACATCAGCTATGTGCAGGCCAACGCCGAAGCATTGCCGTTCCCCGATAACTATTTTGATTGCATCACCATTTCCTTCGGCCTGCGCAACGTGACCGACAAGGACAAGGCGCTGCGTTCGATGTTCCGCGTGCTGAAGCCGGGCGGCCGCCTGTTGGTGCTGGAGTTCTCCAAGCCGCTGCTGGCGCCGCTGAGCAAAGCCTACGACGCCTATTCTTTCCACGTGCTGCCAAAGATAGGCGAGCTGGTGGTGAAAGATCCGGACAGCTACCGCTATCTGGCCGAGTCGATCCGCATGCACCCCGATCAGGAAACCCTGAAGGGCATGATGGGCAACGCAGGCTTTGATAACGTGACCTATTTCAACCTGACCGGCGGCATTGTGGCCCTGCACCGGGGCTTCAAGTTCTGA
- the rmuC gene encoding DNA recombination protein RmuC: protein MDTSLVYGIGGVVIGMLLGWLIASLRAQQTGAQHETELRLLEQALQQAQQEAAARQETLQRQEQQMRQGELELRNLHSQLAAAHEKLQQLNHWRNECELLNQELRAQREVNSAQEAELREVTIRLEETRMAAEEKQRLLINSEQRLTTQFENLANRIFEHSGRKVDEQNQQSLDRLLLPLREQLDGFRRQVQDSFGQEARERHTLTHEIRNLQQLNAQMAREAINLTKALKGDNKTQGNWGEVVLSRVLEASGLREGHEYETQVNVRVDHQSRMQPDVIVRLPQGKDVVIDAKMSLIAYERYFNGEDEAEREAALNEHIASLRGHIRLLGRKDYQQLPGLRSLDYVLMFIPVEPAFLLAIDREPELIGEALKHNIMLVSPTTLLVALRTITNLWRYEHQSQNAQRIADRAARLYDKMRLFVDDMSALGQSLDKAQGSYRQAMNKLSEGRGNLIGQTEGFRALGVEVKRPINPLLAQQAGAQQDEETEETAGDDESGALPQAEQDDDPAGEPGFVSHG from the coding sequence GTGGATACCAGTCTGGTTTACGGTATAGGTGGGGTAGTTATCGGCATGCTGCTGGGGTGGCTGATTGCCAGCCTGCGCGCGCAGCAGACCGGTGCGCAGCATGAAACCGAGCTGCGCTTGCTGGAGCAGGCGCTGCAACAGGCGCAGCAGGAGGCGGCTGCCCGGCAGGAAACGCTGCAGCGCCAGGAACAGCAGATGCGCCAGGGCGAGCTGGAGCTGCGCAATTTGCACAGCCAGTTGGCCGCCGCGCACGAAAAGCTGCAGCAGCTGAACCACTGGCGCAACGAGTGCGAGTTGCTCAATCAGGAGCTGCGCGCCCAGCGCGAGGTCAACAGCGCGCAGGAAGCCGAGCTGCGCGAGGTCACCATCCGGCTGGAGGAGACCCGCATGGCGGCGGAAGAGAAACAGCGCCTGCTGATCAACAGCGAACAGCGCCTCACCACTCAGTTCGAGAACCTGGCCAACCGCATATTCGAACACAGCGGGCGCAAGGTGGACGAGCAGAACCAGCAAAGCCTGGATCGCCTGCTGTTGCCGCTGCGCGAACAGCTGGACGGTTTCCGCCGGCAGGTGCAGGACAGCTTTGGCCAGGAAGCGCGCGAACGCCATACGCTGACGCACGAAATACGTAATCTGCAGCAGCTCAATGCGCAGATGGCGCGCGAAGCCATCAACCTGACCAAGGCGCTGAAAGGCGACAACAAAACCCAGGGCAACTGGGGCGAGGTGGTGCTGAGCCGGGTGCTGGAAGCCTCGGGCCTGCGCGAAGGGCACGAGTATGAAACCCAGGTCAACGTGCGGGTGGATCACCAGAGCCGCATGCAGCCAGACGTTATCGTCCGGCTGCCGCAGGGCAAGGACGTCGTGATCGACGCCAAGATGTCCTTGATCGCCTATGAGCGCTATTTCAACGGCGAAGACGAGGCGGAGCGTGAGGCGGCGCTGAACGAGCATATCGCCTCGCTGCGCGGCCATATCCGGCTGCTGGGGCGCAAAGACTACCAGCAGTTGCCCGGCCTGCGTTCGCTGGATTACGTGCTGATGTTCATTCCGGTCGAGCCGGCCTTCCTGCTGGCGATCGACCGCGAGCCAGAATTGATCGGCGAAGCGCTCAAACACAACATTATGCTGGTCAGCCCGACCACGCTGCTGGTGGCGCTGCGCACCATCACCAACCTGTGGCGCTATGAGCACCAGAGCCAAAATGCGCAGCGCATCGCCGACCGGGCGGCGCGATTGTACGACAAGATGCGGCTGTTCGTGGACGACATGTCCGCGCTGGGGCAGAGCCTGGACAAGGCGCAGGGCAGTTATCGCCAGGCAATGAACAAACTGAGCGAAGGCCGTGGTAATCTTATCGGCCAGACCGAGGGCTTCCGCGCGCTGGGGGTTGAGGTGAAGCGGCCGATCAATCCGTTGCTGGCTCAGCAGGCCGGCGCGCAGCAGGACGAAGAAACAGAGGAAACGGCGGGCGACGACGAGAGCGGCGCGCTGCCGCAGGCGGAGCAGGATGACGATCCCGCCGGGGAACCGGGCTTTGTTTCGCACGGCTGA
- a CDS encoding DedA family protein encodes MSLNDVIHWVSDVVQQHEGWAIPIIFFLAFGESLAFLSLLLPATVILLALGALIGESGIAFWPIWAAAAAGAFFGDWLSYWIGYHYQDRVAHMWPLSRNPQLLARGHAFFERWGVLGIFIGRFFGPLRAVVPLVGGICGMPQRYFQLANVSSAMIWAFGILAPGAFGIKWLSQWLG; translated from the coding sequence TTGAGCCTCAATGACGTTATCCACTGGGTCAGCGACGTCGTGCAACAGCACGAGGGCTGGGCCATCCCCATCATATTTTTCCTGGCGTTCGGCGAGTCGCTGGCGTTTTTATCGCTGCTGCTGCCGGCCACGGTGATCCTGCTGGCGTTGGGCGCGCTGATTGGCGAAAGCGGCATCGCTTTCTGGCCGATCTGGGCCGCCGCCGCCGCCGGCGCCTTCTTCGGCGACTGGCTTTCCTACTGGATCGGTTACCACTACCAGGACCGGGTGGCGCATATGTGGCCGCTGTCGCGCAACCCACAGCTGCTGGCGCGCGGCCACGCGTTTTTTGAACGTTGGGGCGTGCTGGGCATTTTCATCGGCCGCTTTTTCGGCCCGCTGCGGGCGGTGGTGCCGCTGGTGGGGGGGATCTGCGGCATGCCGCAGCGCTATTTCCAACTGGCGAACGTCAGCTCGGCGATGATCTGGGCGTTCGGCATTCTGGCGCCTGGCGCATTCGGCATCAAGTGGTTAAGCCAATGGCTGGGCTGA
- a CDS encoding tyrosine-protein phosphatase has product MTARILLHPSLAPLDGGINFRDFGGNGVADGRRIKRGLLFRSGSLERLTEKDCEFLAGVPVRSVLDYRDADEVQAKPDILWRGADYHHVPANPLSNEVNANLEKLTSETLAGFDARAFMLELYRRLPFGNAAYKRLAQLLSNPGDGAIVQHCAVGKDRTGIGSALVLFALGADEATVTEDYLLTETTLAGFREQMLDQLSIRLNAKALEQFAYVLSAREEFLMTALSCIRAQYGSTDRWLEAEYGLGAAQRETLQAFYLE; this is encoded by the coding sequence ATGACCGCCCGGATCCTGCTTCATCCTTCACTTGCGCCGCTTGATGGCGGCATCAACTTTCGCGATTTTGGCGGCAACGGCGTTGCCGATGGGCGCCGTATCAAGCGCGGCCTGCTGTTCCGTTCCGGCTCGCTCGAACGGCTGACGGAAAAGGACTGCGAGTTTTTGGCCGGCGTACCTGTGCGTTCGGTGCTGGACTACCGCGACGCCGACGAGGTGCAGGCCAAGCCGGATATCCTGTGGCGCGGCGCCGATTATCACCATGTGCCGGCCAACCCGCTGAGCAACGAGGTTAACGCCAACCTGGAAAAGCTCACCAGCGAAACGCTGGCCGGCTTCGACGCCCGGGCATTCATGCTGGAGCTGTATCGCCGCCTGCCGTTCGGCAATGCGGCCTATAAACGGTTGGCGCAACTGCTGAGCAACCCCGGCGACGGCGCGATAGTGCAGCACTGCGCGGTGGGTAAGGACCGCACCGGGATCGGTTCGGCGCTGGTGCTGTTCGCGCTGGGCGCCGACGAAGCCACGGTGACCGAAGATTACCTGCTGACCGAAACCACCCTGGCCGGCTTCCGCGAGCAAATGCTGGATCAGCTGTCGATTCGCCTGAATGCCAAGGCGCTGGAGCAGTTCGCCTACGTGCTCAGCGCGCGCGAAGAGTTCCTGATGACCGCCCTGAGCTGCATCCGCGCTCAATACGGCTCGACCGACCGCTGGCTGGAGGCGGAGTACGGCCTGGGCGCGGCCCAGCGCGAAACGCTGCAGGCGTTTTATCTCGAGTAA
- the udp gene encoding uridine phosphorylase has protein sequence MSQSDVFHLGLTKKDLQGAQLAIVPGDPQRVEKIAKLMENPVHLASHREFTTWRAELDGKAVIVCSTGIGGPSTSIAVEELAQLGIRTFLRIGTTGAIQSNINVGDVLVTTAAVRLDGASLHFAPMEFPAVADFACTTALVEAAKASGATTHIGVTASSDTFYPGQERYDTYSGRVVSRFKGSMEEWQAMGVMNYEMESATLLTMCASQGLRAGMVAGVIVNRTQQEIPNAETMKNTESKAVQIVVDAARRLL, from the coding sequence ATGTCTCAATCTGACGTTTTTCATCTCGGCCTCACCAAAAAAGATCTGCAAGGGGCCCAGCTTGCCATCGTGCCGGGCGATCCGCAGCGCGTAGAGAAAATTGCCAAGCTGATGGAAAATCCGGTGCATCTGGCCTCCCATCGTGAATTCACCACCTGGCGCGCAGAGCTGGACGGCAAGGCGGTGATCGTCTGCTCTACCGGCATCGGCGGCCCCTCTACCTCTATCGCGGTGGAAGAATTGGCGCAGCTGGGCATTCGCACCTTCCTGCGTATCGGCACCACCGGCGCTATTCAGTCCAACATCAACGTCGGCGACGTGCTGGTGACCACCGCGGCGGTGCGCCTTGACGGCGCCAGCCTGCACTTCGCGCCGATGGAGTTCCCGGCGGTAGCGGACTTCGCCTGCACCACCGCGCTGGTGGAAGCGGCCAAAGCCAGCGGCGCCACCACCCATATTGGCGTGACCGCCTCTTCCGACACCTTCTACCCGGGCCAGGAGCGTTACGACACCTACTCCGGCCGCGTAGTCAGCCGTTTTAAGGGTTCGATGGAAGAGTGGCAGGCAATGGGCGTAATGAACTATGAAATGGAATCCGCCACCCTGCTGACCATGTGCGCCAGCCAGGGCCTGCGCGCCGGCATGGTGGCCGGGGTGATAGTCAACCGCACCCAGCAAGAGATCCCGAACGCGGAAACCATGAAAAACACCGAAAGCAAAGCGGTGCAGATCGTGGTGGACGCCGCGCGCCGCCTGCTGTAA
- a CDS encoding dienelactone hydrolase family protein: protein MKTEHVMTLKQAQGGFAPAAAPLAASAILTDEQGIHAGQTTIPSQGDELPAYIAKPADHSGPFPVVLVVQEIFGVHEHIQDLCRRLAKQGYLAIAPELYFRQGDANDYTDIAELFQQLVSKVPDRQVLSDLDHAAHWATRHGGDAGKLAITGFCWGGRITWLYAAHNPQLKAAVAWYGKLVGEKTLNSPKQPVDVAIDLSAPVLGLYGGQDSSIPQETVETMRQAIRAANAEAEIVVYPEAGHAFNADYRPSYHAEAAADGWQRMLDWFAQHGVAGVK from the coding sequence ATGAAAACCGAACATGTGATGACATTAAAACAGGCCCAGGGGGGATTCGCCCCGGCCGCTGCGCCGTTGGCCGCTTCTGCTATCCTCACCGACGAACAGGGCATCCACGCCGGGCAAACCACCATCCCCTCTCAGGGCGATGAGCTGCCGGCCTACATCGCCAAACCCGCCGACCACAGCGGCCCCTTCCCGGTGGTGCTGGTGGTGCAGGAAATCTTCGGCGTGCACGAACATATTCAGGATCTGTGCCGCCGCCTGGCCAAGCAGGGCTATCTGGCGATCGCGCCCGAGCTCTATTTCCGCCAGGGCGACGCCAACGATTACACCGACATCGCCGAACTGTTCCAGCAGCTGGTGAGCAAAGTGCCGGACCGCCAGGTGCTTTCGGACCTGGATCACGCCGCCCACTGGGCGACACGCCACGGCGGCGACGCCGGCAAGCTGGCCATTACCGGCTTCTGTTGGGGCGGCCGCATCACCTGGCTGTATGCGGCGCACAACCCGCAGCTGAAAGCCGCTGTCGCCTGGTACGGAAAGCTGGTGGGTGAAAAAACGCTGAATTCGCCGAAGCAGCCGGTCGACGTGGCTATCGATCTATCGGCCCCCGTGCTGGGGCTGTATGGCGGGCAGGACAGCAGCATTCCGCAAGAGACGGTGGAAACCATGCGCCAGGCGATCCGCGCCGCCAACGCCGAAGCGGAGATCGTGGTCTATCCCGAGGCGGGCCACGCGTTCAACGCCGATTACCGCCCAAGCTATCATGCCGAAGCGGCGGCGGACGGCTGGCAGCGCATGCTGGACTGGTTCGCGCAGCACGGCGTGGCCGGCGTCAAATAG
- the metE gene encoding 5-methyltetrahydropteroyltriglutamate--homocysteine S-methyltransferase, with protein MGDMTMAILNHTLGFPRVGLRRELKKAQESYWAGNSTQEELLAVGRELRARHWQQQQQAGVDLVPVGDFAWYDHVLTTSLLLGNVPARHQNADGSVDLDTLFRIGRGRAPTGEPAAAAEMTKWFNTNYHYMVPEFHRGQQFKLGWTQLLDEVDEALALGHKIKPVLLGPVTYLWLGKVKGEPFDRLSLLKDILPVYRQVLAELAKRGVEWVQIDEPALVLELPQEWLSTFKPAYDALQGQVKLLLTTYFDSVGHNLDAIRALPVHGLHVDLVAGHDDIARLNQALPKEWLLSLGVINGRNVWRADLSSWFERLQPLVGSRPLWIGSSCSLLHSPIDLSVESRLDEEVKSWFAFALQKCAELALLSSALNAPGAAKQAELSAYSAPIRARRQSSRVHNAQVEKRLAAITARDSERQRPYAERAQAQRARFNLPAWPTTTIGSFPQTTEIRGLRLDFKQGRLDGNTYRTSIGEHIKQAIVEQERLGLDVLVHGEAERNDMVEYFGENLDGFVFTQNGWVQSYGSRCVKPPVIIGDISRPKAITVEWAKYAQSLTDKPVKGMLTGPVTILCWSFPREDVTRETIAKQIALALRDEVEDLEKAGIGIIQIDEPALREGLPLRQSDWAAYLNWAVEAFKLNAAVAQDGTQIHTHMCYCEFNDIMDSIAALDADVITIETSRSDMDLLEAFKEFEYPNEIGPGVYDIHSPNVPSVEWIEALLRKAAQNIPAERLWVNPDCGLKTRGWPETRQSLANMVLAAQRLRQA; from the coding sequence ATGGGGGATATGACGATGGCAATTTTAAATCACACTCTGGGTTTTCCACGCGTTGGGCTGCGACGTGAGCTGAAAAAAGCTCAGGAAAGCTACTGGGCAGGCAACTCAACGCAGGAAGAACTGTTGGCGGTTGGCCGCGAGCTGCGTGCTCGCCATTGGCAGCAGCAGCAACAGGCCGGGGTGGATTTGGTGCCGGTCGGCGATTTCGCCTGGTACGACCATGTTTTGACCACCAGCCTGCTGCTGGGCAACGTGCCGGCGCGCCATCAGAATGCGGACGGTTCTGTCGATCTGGACACATTGTTCCGCATCGGCCGTGGCCGCGCACCGACCGGTGAACCGGCGGCGGCGGCGGAAATGACCAAGTGGTTTAACACCAACTACCACTACATGGTGCCTGAATTCCACCGGGGCCAGCAGTTCAAACTGGGCTGGACCCAACTGCTGGACGAAGTGGACGAAGCGCTGGCGCTGGGCCACAAGATCAAGCCGGTGCTGCTGGGCCCGGTGACCTACCTGTGGCTGGGCAAAGTGAAGGGCGAGCCGTTCGACCGCCTGTCGCTGCTGAAAGATATTCTGCCGGTTTACCGGCAGGTGCTGGCCGAGCTGGCCAAGCGCGGCGTTGAATGGGTGCAGATCGATGAACCCGCGCTGGTGCTGGAGCTGCCGCAGGAATGGCTGAGTACCTTCAAACCGGCTTACGACGCGCTGCAGGGCCAGGTCAAACTGCTGCTGACCACCTATTTCGACAGCGTCGGGCATAATCTCGACGCTATCCGCGCTCTGCCGGTTCATGGGCTGCATGTCGATCTGGTCGCCGGCCATGACGACATCGCCAGGCTGAACCAGGCGCTGCCAAAAGAGTGGCTGCTGTCGCTGGGCGTGATTAACGGCCGCAACGTCTGGCGCGCCGATCTGAGCAGCTGGTTCGAACGCTTGCAGCCGCTGGTGGGCAGCCGCCCGCTGTGGATCGGCAGCTCCTGTTCCCTGCTGCACAGTCCGATCGACCTGAGCGTGGAAAGCCGCCTGGACGAAGAAGTGAAGAGTTGGTTCGCCTTTGCGCTGCAGAAATGCGCCGAACTGGCGTTGCTGAGCTCGGCGCTGAACGCCCCCGGCGCGGCAAAACAGGCGGAGCTGAGCGCCTACAGCGCGCCGATCCGCGCCCGCCGCCAGTCCAGCCGCGTACACAATGCGCAGGTGGAAAAACGCCTGGCGGCGATCACCGCACGGGACAGCGAGCGCCAGCGCCCTTACGCCGAGCGCGCTCAGGCGCAGCGTGCGCGCTTCAACCTGCCGGCCTGGCCGACCACCACTATCGGCTCCTTCCCGCAGACTACCGAGATCCGCGGCCTGCGGCTGGACTTCAAGCAGGGGCGCCTGGACGGTAATACCTACCGCACCAGCATCGGCGAACACATCAAACAGGCGATCGTCGAGCAGGAACGCCTTGGGCTGGACGTGCTGGTACACGGCGAAGCCGAGCGCAATGACATGGTGGAATACTTCGGCGAGAACCTCGACGGCTTCGTCTTTACCCAGAACGGCTGGGTGCAGAGCTACGGTTCCCGCTGCGTGAAGCCGCCGGTGATCATCGGCGACATCAGCCGCCCGAAAGCCATTACCGTCGAGTGGGCGAAATACGCCCAATCGCTGACCGACAAGCCGGTGAAAGGCATGTTGACAGGGCCGGTGACCATCCTGTGCTGGTCGTTCCCGCGTGAAGACGTGACCCGTGAAACCATCGCCAAGCAGATTGCGCTGGCGCTGCGCGACGAAGTGGAAGATCTGGAAAAAGCCGGCATCGGCATCATCCAGATCGACGAGCCTGCGCTGCGCGAAGGCCTGCCGCTGCGTCAATCCGACTGGGCCGCGTACCTGAACTGGGCGGTGGAGGCCTTTAAACTGAACGCTGCTGTGGCGCAGGATGGTACCCAGATCCACACCCATATGTGTTACTGCGAGTTCAACGACATCATGGACTCCATCGCGGCGCTGGATGCCGACGTGATCACCATCGAAACCTCACGTTCCGATATGGATCTGCTGGAAGCCTTCAAAGAGTTCGAATACCCGAACGAAATCGGCCCGGGGGTGTACGACATCCATTCGCCGAACGTGCCGAGCGTGGAATGGATTGAAGCGCTGCTGCGCAAAGCCGCGCAGAACATCCCGGCGGAACGCCTGTGGGTAAACCCGGACTGCGGCCTGAAAACCCGCGGCTGGCCGGAAACCCGCCAGTCGCTGGCCAACATGGTGCTGGCGGCGCAACGCCTGCGGCAGGCTTAA
- the metR gene encoding HTH-type transcriptional regulator MetR encodes MIELKHLRTLQALRNTGSLAAAAAQLHQTQSALSHQFSDLEQRLGFKLFVRKSQPLRFTAQGEILLQLAEQVLPQIQQALQACHEPHQAQLRIAIECHSCIQWLTPALDNFRLRFPQVVMDFKSGVTFDPQPALQQGELDLVLTSDILPRSGLHYSPMFDFEVRLVLAPDHPLAGRLHIEPEDLSDETLLIYPVQRQRLDIWRHFLQPAGVSPALKSVDNTLLLIQMVSARMGIAALPHWVVESFERQGLVVTKTLGDGLWSRLYAAVRDGEQRQAVTEAFIRSARQHACNHLPFVRDAARPGAGVASVKPVASQP; translated from the coding sequence ATGATCGAACTGAAACACTTACGCACGCTGCAGGCCCTGCGCAATACCGGCTCGCTGGCGGCGGCGGCGGCCCAACTCCATCAGACACAGTCTGCCCTGTCGCATCAGTTCAGCGATCTGGAGCAGCGTCTGGGCTTTAAGCTGTTCGTTCGCAAAAGCCAGCCGCTGCGCTTCACTGCGCAGGGCGAGATCCTGTTACAGCTGGCGGAACAGGTGCTGCCGCAGATCCAGCAGGCGCTGCAGGCCTGCCATGAACCGCATCAGGCTCAGCTGCGCATCGCCATTGAATGCCACAGCTGCATCCAATGGCTGACGCCGGCGCTGGACAACTTCCGCCTGCGTTTCCCGCAGGTGGTGATGGATTTCAAATCCGGCGTCACCTTCGATCCGCAGCCGGCGCTGCAGCAGGGTGAACTGGATCTGGTGCTGACCTCGGACATTCTGCCGCGCAGCGGTCTGCACTATTCGCCAATGTTTGATTTTGAGGTGCGGCTGGTGCTGGCGCCGGATCATCCGCTGGCCGGCAGGCTGCACATAGAGCCGGAGGACCTGAGCGACGAAACGCTGCTGATTTACCCGGTACAGCGCCAGCGCCTGGATATCTGGCGGCATTTCCTGCAGCCGGCGGGCGTCAGCCCGGCGCTGAAAAGCGTCGATAACACCCTGCTGCTGATCCAGATGGTGTCGGCGCGGATGGGGATTGCGGCGCTGCCGCATTGGGTGGTGGAGAGTTTTGAACGCCAGGGTCTGGTGGTAACCAAAACCCTGGGCGACGGCCTGTGGAGCCGTCTGTATGCCGCAGTGCGCGACGGCGAGCAGCGCCAGGCGGTAACGGAAGCCTTTATTCGTTCGGCCCGCCAGCACGCCTGCAACCACCTGCCGTTCGTACGCGACGCGGCGCGGCCGGGCGCCGGCGTCGCCAGCGTCAAGCCCGTGGCTTCTCAGCCATAG
- a CDS encoding carboxylate/amino acid/amine transporter translates to MLLLVITTILWAFSFSLIGEYLAGHVDSWFSVLMRIGLAALVFLPFLRWRNIRAKVILLYMLVGACQLGIMYLFSFRAYLYLTVPEFLLFTVLTPLYVTLIYDLISGRRLRWGYVFSALLAVLGAAIIRYHQLSEHFWWGLLLVQAANISFAIGMVGYKRLMEVHPLPQHTAFSWFYLGALAVAVAAWCLWGNAQHLPTTNLQWGVLVWLGVVASGLGYFMWNYGATQVDAGTLGIMNNMHVPAGLLVNLAIWQQQPHWPSFIIGGAVIVASLWVHRRWVAPKQAG, encoded by the coding sequence GTGCTGCTTTTGGTGATAACTACCATCCTGTGGGCGTTTTCTTTCAGCCTGATCGGCGAATATCTGGCGGGCCACGTCGACAGTTGGTTCTCGGTGCTGATGCGCATCGGGCTGGCGGCGCTGGTATTCCTCCCCTTCTTGCGCTGGCGCAACATCCGGGCGAAGGTGATCTTGCTGTATATGCTGGTGGGCGCCTGCCAGCTGGGCATCATGTACCTGTTCAGCTTCCGCGCCTATCTGTACCTGACGGTGCCGGAGTTCCTGCTGTTCACCGTGCTGACCCCGCTGTACGTTACGCTGATCTATGACCTGATCAGCGGACGGCGCCTGCGCTGGGGCTATGTGTTCAGCGCGCTGCTGGCGGTGCTGGGGGCGGCTATCATCCGTTACCATCAGCTGAGCGAGCATTTCTGGTGGGGGCTGCTGCTGGTCCAGGCGGCCAACATCAGCTTCGCCATAGGTATGGTCGGCTATAAGCGCCTGATGGAAGTGCATCCGCTGCCGCAGCACACCGCCTTTTCCTGGTTCTATCTGGGGGCGCTGGCGGTGGCGGTGGCGGCCTGGTGCCTGTGGGGCAATGCGCAGCACCTGCCGACCACCAACCTGCAGTGGGGCGTGCTGGTCTGGCTGGGCGTGGTGGCTTCCGGGCTGGGTTATTTCATGTGGAACTACGGTGCGACCCAGGTGGATGCCGGGACGTTAGGCATCATGAATAACATGCATGTGCCGGCCGGGCTGTTGGTGAACCTGGCCATCTGGCAGCAGCAGCCGCATTGGCCCAGCTTTATCATCGGCGGGGCGGTGATTGTCGCGTCGCTGTGGGTGCACCGCCGCTGGGTGGCGCCGAAGCAGGCTGGCTAG
- the ugpQ gene encoding glycerophosphodiester phosphodiesterase translates to MTTAWPYPHIVAHRGGGSLAPENTLAAIDVGARHGHKMIEFDAKLAQDGQIFLLHDDTLDRTSNGWGVAGELPWDKLVQLDAGNWYSPAYKGERLPLLSDVAERCRQHGLMANIEIKPTTGSDDETGRVVALAARLLWQGQTDPLLSSFSVEALAAAQRTVPELPRGLLLDEWDDSWRELTERLGCVSLHINHKALSAERVAALKGAGLRILVYTVNRPERARLLLDWGVDSICTDRIDLIGPDF, encoded by the coding sequence ATGACCACAGCCTGGCCTTATCCTCATATCGTCGCCCACCGCGGCGGCGGTTCTCTGGCGCCGGAAAATACCCTGGCGGCGATCGACGTCGGCGCGCGCCACGGCCACAAAATGATCGAGTTTGACGCCAAGCTGGCGCAGGACGGGCAAATCTTCCTGCTGCATGACGATACGCTGGATCGCACCAGTAACGGCTGGGGCGTGGCGGGCGAGCTGCCGTGGGACAAGCTGGTGCAGCTCGACGCCGGCAACTGGTACAGCCCGGCCTACAAGGGCGAGCGGCTGCCGCTGCTGTCGGACGTGGCGGAGCGCTGCCGGCAGCACGGGCTGATGGCCAATATCGAAATCAAACCCACCACCGGCAGCGATGACGAAACCGGCCGAGTGGTGGCGCTGGCGGCGCGCCTGCTGTGGCAGGGGCAGACCGATCCGCTGCTGTCCTCGTTCTCGGTAGAGGCGTTGGCGGCGGCGCAGCGCACCGTGCCGGAATTGCCGCGCGGCCTGCTGCTGGACGAATGGGACGACAGCTGGCGCGAACTTACCGAACGGCTGGGCTGCGTCTCCCTGCATATCAACCATAAAGCGCTGAGCGCCGAACGGGTGGCGGCGCTGAAAGGCGCCGGGCTGCGCATTCTGGTGTACACCGTCAATCGGCCGGAGCGCGCACGCCTGCTGCTGGATTGGGGCGTCGACAGCATCTGCACCGACCGGATAGACCTGATCGGTCCCGACTTCTAA